The following DNA comes from Candidatus Nezhaarchaeota archaeon.
TGAACGGCGTAAGGGCTAAGGTTAATGGAAGGACGGAGATTATAAAGTCCAAGGTAGTGGTCGATGCTGAAGGAGCAAGGTTCAAGCTCTCTAAGTTAGCCGGTCTCCCTGTACCTGAACCGTCGACAATATACCCTGCAGCTCAGCTTGAGTTTAAGGGAGGAGAGTTTGAAGAAGGATTTGTAGAGCTATTCTTTAACGAGAAATGGGCCCCAGGCTTCTTTGCATGGGCCATACCCTTTAACGGGGGCTGTAAGATAGGGCTAGCCTCAAGCATAGGTAGATGTAGAGAGCTGCTCCTTCACTTCACTAAAAAAAATCCTAAAGTATCAGCTAGGCTCAGGCAAGCTATCCTTAAGAAAATGAGTAGTGGGCTTTTAGTGCTAGGCGGGCCACTACGTAGGACGTATGCAGATGGTATCGTGCTAGTAGGTGACGTCGCTGGACATACTAAGCCTACCACCGGCGGTGGATTAGTCTTCGGAGGGCTAGCAGCTAAAGTCGCAGGTAAGGAGGCTGCTGCTTACTCAGTTAAAGAAGACGCAGAGGCCCTTAAAAGATACGAGCAACGGTGGAGGAGGCTCTTTGGGAAGGAGCTTGAGCGAATGAAGAGGCTAAGAGGTTACCTTTCTCTACTAGGCAGTGAAAGATGCGAAAGACTGTTTCGCCTAGCTAAGCTAACAGGTCTAGAAAGAGCGATCTCAAAGGTAGGGGACATGGATCTACACGCTCAAACAGCTCTAAGGCTAGCACTAGAGGCTAAGCTAGCCCCATTGCTAGGCTTATTTATTTTAGAGGCACTCGCGGAAAGCTTAAAGAGGGGACGTCAAGTAGCCCTGAGACAATGGCGGGAGAGATAAAGTTCCCTACGTGTATTTCCTGCAAGCGTCCAATAACTCCAGACGTGAGAGGCGCTAGGTTCTACTGTCCTCAGTGCGGCGGCTTCTTAATTTGGAGGTGTTGGCGCTGCCGAAAGCAAGTTAATACTTATAAGTGTCCTAGGTGTGGTTTCGAAGGACCATAAGCTGGTGGTTAAGCTGGCCAAGGTAATGGCGTTACTCAGGGTACTGCCAGCAGAGGCTGAGGTAGACATAGAGGGGCTGAGGAGAGAAGTAGAGAGGGGGCTTCCTAGTGACGTGAAGCTTCAGAGAGCTTATGTAGAGGAAGTGGCCTTCGGAATAAAAGCCATTAAGCTCTTAGTCCTCCTTCCTGAGGAGGAAGGGGCCATGTTTAGATTAGAGGAGGCAATATTAAAAGTGCCTGGCGTAGGTCAAGTAGACGTGGAGTTTGAAACGAGGACATAGCTAATGAAGAGCTAAGTATTAATCTGAGCAAGCTAGGCTACCTTTAGCTAGATTAGCTAAGCTCATTCGCAGGGGAGTAATGTGTCAAACCCGAACGAAGAAGCGAAGGAAGTAATGCTCAGGGTGGCGGATGCTAAGGCTAGGGACGTCGGGAGAGGTAAGGTTAGAATGGATCTAGAAGCTATGAGGATCATAGGCGTGAGCCCTGGAGACGTAATTGAGATTGAAGGTAAGAAGAAAACGGCTGCTGTTGTGTGGCCTGCCTATGCTGAGGACCAGGGCTCTAACTTCATTAGAATGGATGGGCTTACTAGGAGAAATGCCAACGTAAGCATAGGGGACAGGGTGATTGTAAGAAAGGCGAAGGCAGTCCCAGCCATCATGGTCAGGTTGGCTCCGCAGTCCTTTACAATTTCAGTCGATCAGAGCTTCACGAACTTTGTGAAACGTAGGCTAATAGACTATCCACTAGTTGAAGGGGACAGCGTCTTAATACCCGTCCTCGGCCAAGCCATACCATTCGTCGTAGTCTCCACTAAGCCCTCGGGGGTAGTCGTCATACCTAGTGAAGACACCACCGTAATTCTACTCGAAAAGCCAGCTGAAGAAGCTAAGGTGACAAGGGTTACTTACGAAGACATAGGCGGGCTTCATGAAGCTGTGCAGAAGATAAGAGAGATGGTGGAGCTTCCGATAAAGCACCCAGAGCTCTTTAAGAGGCTTGGAATAGAGCCACCTAAAGGAGTACTACTATACGGACCACCTGGATGCGGAAAAACACTACTAGCTAAAGCAGTAGCCAACGAGACTGACGCCCACTTCATAGCCATAAACGGGCCGGAGATCATGAGCAAATTCTATGGCGAGTCTGAACAGAGGCTTAGGGAGGTATTCGAGGAGGCAAAGAAACACCCAAGCGCCATTATATTCATAGACGAGATCGACGCGATAGCTCCTAAGCGTGAAGAAGTCACCGGGGAAGTAGAAAAGAGAGTAGTGGCTCAACTATTAGCGTTAATGGACGGGCTAGAGGCGAGGGGGAACGTGATAGTCATAGGGGCTACGAATAGGATAAATGCCATAGATCCAGCGCTCCGTAGACCAGGGCGCTTCGACCGCGAAATTGAGATAGGCGTCCCTGATAAGCAGGGACGCTACGAGATCTTGTTAATTCACACTAGAAGTATGCCCTTGGCCGAAGACGTGGACTTAAGAAAGCTAGCTGAAATGACGCACGGTTACGTAGGGGCCGACTTAGCCGCTCTTTGCAGAGAGGCCGCGATGAAGGCCCTTAGGCGCTACTTACCACGGATAGACCTTCAGCAAGAGAGAATTCCACTGGAAGTGCTCGAAGAGCTTAAGGTGACTATGCAGGACTTCTTAGAGGCCTTCAAGGAGGTAACGCCCACTGCTATGAGGGAGGTCTTCGTGGAGGTGCCGACTGTGCGATGGAGCGATGTTGGTGGACTAGAAGATGTCAAGCAGGAGCTTAAAGAGGCTGTGGAGCTTCCGATAAAGCACCCAGAGCTCTTTAAGAGGCTTGGAATAGAGCCACCTAAAGGAGTACTACTATACGGACCACCTGGATGCGGAAAAACACTACTAGCTAAAGCAGTAGCCACTGAGAGCGAAGCAAACTTCATAAGCGTAAAGGGGCCGGAGATATTTAGTAAGTGGGTTGGCGAATCTGAAAAGGCAATAAGGGAGGTATTTAGAAAGGCTAGAATGGCTGCCCCCTGCATAATCTACTTCGATGAAATAGACTCCATAGCTCCGATTAGAGGCTATGGGATAGGGGACTCAATGGTCACTGAGCGCGTAATAACGCAGCTCCTAACTGAGCTAGATGGAATTGAGAAGCTGGAGAACGTGGTAGTCATAGGGGCGACTAATAGGCCAGACATGCTTGATCCAGCCCTCTTAAGGCCAGGCAGGCTAGATAGGCTAATCTACGTCCCTCCCCCTGACTATGGTGCTAGGCTTGAAATATTCAAGGTACACACTAGGAATATGCCCCTGGCTGAAGACGTAAGCCTCGAAGAGCTAGCAAAAATAACTGAGGGATACGCAGGCTCTGACATTGCAAGCCTCTGTAGAGAGGCCGCTATGATGGCAATTCGTGAAGATATAAATGCAACGAGGGTATATCGAAGGCACTTCATGGAGGCCTTGAAGAGGGTGCCAGCAACAATAACTGAGGCTATGCTCAACCAGTACATGAACTGGGCTCAGCAAGTCAAGAGGCTCCAAGTACAGAGGCCTAGGGCACCGCTGTCCTTTGTCTAGGTGTCTAGGTGAAGAGCCCTTGTCTAGATGGATGCCGGTACCTATTGAAGAAGTCATAGTTGATTTGCTCAAGCGTAAAGGGGGCATGGCTAAGGATAAAGAGCTATGCGTGATGCTAAAGTCGGTGCTAGGCGATGTCTCCCAACGCGAGCTCGACAAAGCCCTTCTGAAACTAGAGCTACACGACGTGTTGAGGGTATCGAGCGCGAAGAAGGGGGTGCGACTAGTAACGCTCATTAAGCAAGGAGGAAGCTAGCTAAAATGGGCGTTGACCTCAAAGACATAGTACCTAAAAAAGAGATAGCCTTAGAGGAATTAAGTGGTAGAGTCATAGCTATCGACGCCTATAATGCCCTATACCAGTTCTTAGCAATAATAAGGCAGCCAGATGGCGCACTCCTAATGGACCACCGTGGAAGGGTCACTAGCCATCTATCAGGGCTATTCTATAGGACAGTTAACTTGCTCGAATTAGGAATTAAGCCAGTCTACGTGTTTGACGGTAAGCCCCCTGAGGTTAAGGAGCTAGAGATCCTTAAAAGGAGGCTTCATAAAGAGGAGGCCGAGCGAAGGTATGAGGAGGCTCTAGCTAAGGGAGACCTTAGGGCAGCTCGTACTTATGCTCAACAGACTGGCAGGCTTACAGATGAAATGGTGGAGGAGGCTAAGCAACTCTTAGAGGCCCTGGGCGTTCCGTGGGTACAAGCTCCTTCAGAAGGAGAGGCGCAAGCAGCTTACATGGCTTCAAGGGGGGATGTTTACGCTGTAGCAAGTCAAGATTATGACTCTCTCCTCTTTGGGGCCCCTAGGCTAGTTAGGAATGTTACTATTACCGGAAAGAGGAAGCTGCCGAGGAAGGATATTTATGTAGATATTAAGCCAGAGTTGATAGAGCTAGGACAACTGCTAAAAGAGCTAGGACTCACGCGGGAGCAATTAGTAGATGTAGGCATACTAGTGGGCACTGACTATAATCCAGAGGGGATTAAGGGGATAGGGCCTAAGAAAGCGGTCAAGTTGATCAAGGAGCATGGGTGCCTAGAGCGCGTATTGGCTGCATTTGGCGAGGACAAGGTTCCTTTCAATGTAGATGAAATAAGGAAGCTCTTTCTCTCACCGAGCTCGACTTCAAACTACGCCTTAAAGTGGAGAGAGCCATGCAGAGAAGCGGTCGTTAAGTTCCTATGCAAAGAA
Coding sequences within:
- a CDS encoding NAD(P)/FAD-dependent oxidoreductase, translated to MTYVDVLVVGAGPTGLLAAIEAAREGAEVLILEEHSEVGKPAHCAGLVSVDGLRMLRVHGDFIQGWANGAILHSPGGTELRIDAKKRVACIIDREAFDKRLAEEAINEGAELLYRARALEPLREWGVNGVRAKVNGRTEIIKSKVVVDAEGARFKLSKLAGLPVPEPSTIYPAAQLEFKGGEFEEGFVELFFNEKWAPGFFAWAIPFNGGCKIGLASSIGRCRELLLHFTKKNPKVSARLRQAILKKMSSGLLVLGGPLRRTYADGIVLVGDVAGHTKPTTGGGLVFGGLAAKVAGKEAAAYSVKEDAEALKRYEQRWRRLFGKELERMKRLRGYLSLLGSERCERLFRLAKLTGLERAISKVGDMDLHAQTALRLALEAKLAPLLGLFILEALAESLKRGRQVALRQWRER
- a CDS encoding zinc finger domain-containing protein — translated: MAGEIKFPTCISCKRPITPDVRGARFYCPQCGGFLIWRCWRCRKQVNTYKCPRCGFEGP
- a CDS encoding elongation factor 1-beta; its protein translation is MVSKDHKLVVKLAKVMALLRVLPAEAEVDIEGLRREVERGLPSDVKLQRAYVEEVAFGIKAIKLLVLLPEEEGAMFRLEEAILKVPGVGQVDVEFETRT
- a CDS encoding CDC48 family AAA ATPase; translated protein: MLRVADAKARDVGRGKVRMDLEAMRIIGVSPGDVIEIEGKKKTAAVVWPAYAEDQGSNFIRMDGLTRRNANVSIGDRVIVRKAKAVPAIMVRLAPQSFTISVDQSFTNFVKRRLIDYPLVEGDSVLIPVLGQAIPFVVVSTKPSGVVVIPSEDTTVILLEKPAEEAKVTRVTYEDIGGLHEAVQKIREMVELPIKHPELFKRLGIEPPKGVLLYGPPGCGKTLLAKAVANETDAHFIAINGPEIMSKFYGESEQRLREVFEEAKKHPSAIIFIDEIDAIAPKREEVTGEVEKRVVAQLLALMDGLEARGNVIVIGATNRINAIDPALRRPGRFDREIEIGVPDKQGRYEILLIHTRSMPLAEDVDLRKLAEMTHGYVGADLAALCREAAMKALRRYLPRIDLQQERIPLEVLEELKVTMQDFLEAFKEVTPTAMREVFVEVPTVRWSDVGGLEDVKQELKEAVELPIKHPELFKRLGIEPPKGVLLYGPPGCGKTLLAKAVATESEANFISVKGPEIFSKWVGESEKAIREVFRKARMAAPCIIYFDEIDSIAPIRGYGIGDSMVTERVITQLLTELDGIEKLENVVVIGATNRPDMLDPALLRPGRLDRLIYVPPPDYGARLEIFKVHTRNMPLAEDVSLEELAKITEGYAGSDIASLCREAAMMAIREDINATRVYRRHFMEALKRVPATITEAMLNQYMNWAQQVKRLQVQRPRAPLSFV
- the fen gene encoding flap endonuclease-1; protein product: MGVDLKDIVPKKEIALEELSGRVIAIDAYNALYQFLAIIRQPDGALLMDHRGRVTSHLSGLFYRTVNLLELGIKPVYVFDGKPPEVKELEILKRRLHKEEAERRYEEALAKGDLRAARTYAQQTGRLTDEMVEEAKQLLEALGVPWVQAPSEGEAQAAYMASRGDVYAVASQDYDSLLFGAPRLVRNVTITGKRKLPRKDIYVDIKPELIELGQLLKELGLTREQLVDVGILVGTDYNPEGIKGIGPKKAVKLIKEHGCLERVLAAFGEDKVPFNVDEIRKLFLSPSSTSNYALKWREPCREAVVKFLCKEHDFSEDRVIKALDRAIKAYREGRSRATLEAFFSLS